Proteins encoded within one genomic window of Streptomyces profundus:
- a CDS encoding SDR family NAD(P)-dependent oxidoreductase, whose amino-acid sequence MGQFEGKTAVVTGGSEGIGLATAVRLAADGAHVFLTGRRETALDAAVERIGPASATAVRGDIAELADLDRLYDAVRAHGRGLDVLFANAAAASFATLEEVTEEHFDGIFGANVRGTLFTVQKALPLLNDGASVILNASVRADDGVAAFGTYAASKAALRSFGRTWANELKDRGIRVNTVSPGTIGTSALDRVTAGAPEARERFVSNVPLGRLGRPEEIADAVAFLASDQSSFILGANLYVDGGENQL is encoded by the coding sequence ATGGGACAGTTCGAAGGCAAGACGGCCGTCGTCACCGGGGGCAGCGAGGGGATCGGCCTGGCCACCGCCGTCCGGCTGGCCGCCGACGGCGCGCACGTGTTCCTCACCGGCCGGCGCGAGACCGCCCTCGACGCGGCCGTCGAGCGCATCGGCCCGGCGTCCGCGACGGCCGTGCGGGGCGACATCGCCGAACTGGCCGACCTCGACCGGCTCTATGACGCGGTCCGCGCCCACGGCCGGGGCCTGGACGTGCTGTTCGCCAACGCCGCCGCCGCGTCGTTCGCGACGCTGGAGGAGGTCACCGAGGAGCACTTCGACGGGATCTTCGGCGCCAACGTCCGAGGCACCCTCTTCACCGTGCAGAAGGCGCTGCCGCTGCTCAACGACGGCGCCTCGGTGATCCTCAACGCCTCGGTGCGCGCCGACGACGGAGTCGCGGCCTTCGGCACCTACGCCGCCTCCAAGGCCGCGCTCCGCTCCTTCGGCCGCACCTGGGCCAACGAACTCAAGGACCGGGGCATCCGCGTCAACACCGTCTCCCCCGGCACCATCGGCACCTCCGCCCTCGACCGCGTGACCGCCGGCGCGCCCGAGGCCAGGGAACGGTTCGTCTCGAACGTCCCGCTCGGCCGGCTCGGCCGCCCCGAGGAGATCGCCGACGCGGTGGCGTTCCTCGCCTCCGACCAGAGCAGCTTCATCCTCGGCGCCAACCTCTATGTCGACGGCGGCGAGAACCAGCTCTGA